The following proteins come from a genomic window of Lycium ferocissimum isolate CSIRO_LF1 chromosome 4, AGI_CSIRO_Lferr_CH_V1, whole genome shotgun sequence:
- the LOC132053380 gene encoding probable protein phosphatase 2C 52, whose product MGGCVSTSTSSCSSRSNGEKVSPECLGINMFGRKRTRRTFSDHAIALQHLSSIPNRIITNGKSRTSCIFTQQGRKGINQDAMIVWEDFMAEDVTFCGVFDGHGPHGHLVARKVRDALPLKLLQSFESKGNGSDTYQDPQAEVVDLDKDQMVADKVDTQWKEAFLQSYKAMDKELRSQPNLDCFCSGSTAITLVKQGSNLYMGYIGDSRAILASKDGSDSMVAVQLTVDLKPDLPKEAERIKQCKGRVFALQDEPEVHRVWLPFDNAPGLAMARAFGDFCVKEYGVISVPEFSHRVLTERDKFIVLASDGVWDVLTNEEVVNIVSSAPTRSSAARILVDSAAREWKIKYPTSKMDDCAVVCLFLDGKMDVESDNEEDQCISSAALQGNAAESDDGHYSEPSLQRNTTVRSAEENDVYKRVVVEAEANQETVVTDDQEWSGLEGVTRVNSLVQLPRFSDERRGP is encoded by the exons ATGGGGGGTTGTGTGTCAACAAGCACTAGTTCTTGTAGTAGCAGGAGTAATGGAGAAAAAGTTTCACCTGAATGTTTGGGAATAAACATGTTCGGACGAAAGAGGACTAGAAGGACTTTTTCTGATCATGCCATTGCATTGCAGCATCTGAGTTCAATACCTAATCGGATCATTACAAATGGAAAGAGCCGAACTTCTTGCATATTCACGCAACAAGGACGTAAAGGGATTAACCAGGATGCCATGATCGTGTGGGAA GATTTCATGGCGGAAGATGTGACCTTTTGTGGGGTATTCGAtggccatggtccacatggCCATCTTGTTGCTCGCAAAGTAAGGGATGCACTGCCCCTGAAGCTGTTGCAGTCATTTGAATCAAAGGGCAACGGTTCTGATACTTATCAGGATCCGCAAGCGGAAGTTGTGGATCTTGATAAGGATCAAATGGTGGCTGATAAAGTGGACACCCAGTGGAAAGAAGCTTTTCTTCAATCATACAAGGCGATGGACAAAGAATTGAGGTCCCAACCTAATTTAGATTGCTTTTGCAGTGGCAGCACTGCTATTACACTAGTAAAACAG gGTTCAAATCTTTATATGGGCTATATTGGTGATTCTCGGGCAATCTTGGCATCAAAGGATGGAAGTGATTCAATGGTCGCAGTCCAGTTGACTGTCGATCTGAAGCCTGATTTACCTA AGGAAGCAGAGAGAATAAAACAGTGTAAAGGTCGGGTTTTTGCATTGCAAGATGAGCCAGAAGTGCACAGAGTTTGGTTGCCATTTGATAATGCCCCTGGATTGGCGATGGCTCGAGCATTTGGTGATTTTTGTGTGAAAGAATATGGGGTAATATCTGTACCAGAATTTTCTCACCGGGTTCTTACAGAGAGGGACAAGTTCATTGTTCTTGCTTCAGATGGG gtttgggatGTCTTGACTAATGAAGAAGTGGTCAATATAGTGTCATCAGCGCCTACACGATCATCAGCTGCCAGAATCCTAGTTGACTCCGCTGCACGTGAATGGAAAATCAAATATCCGACTTCAAAAATGGACGATTGTGCTGTTGTTTGCTTATTCTTGGATGGAAAGATGGACGTGGAATCTGACAATGAGGAGGATCAATGTATCTCTTCTGCTGCACTTCAGGGTAATGCTGCTGAATCGGATGATGGGCATTACTCCGAGCCATCTCTGCAAAGAAATACTACTGTTAGATCAGCTGAAGAGAACGATGTCTATAAACGAGTAGTAGTGGAAGCAGAAGCAAATCAAGAAACCGTGGTAACGGATGATCAGGAATGGTCAGGATTGGAAGGCGTTACTCGAGTCAACTCTCTGGTTCAGCTTCCAAGATTTTCCGACGAGAGGCGAGGACCTTAA